The following coding sequences lie in one Pontibacter sp. G13 genomic window:
- a CDS encoding VWA domain-containing protein: MKLRYPFILTILAICGPIWLFGQQEAPILDHQGKITLQRLDILNSSSRETNLSISPDGSTLFFMSLRGLQPWSQLSMIFDGDSVYDGDIWMAERIGDKWRRPICLPSGINTPAGEDEPNISPNGNTIYYQSWYYGWDLNGGPYYQAQRSGREWGVRRGMGGGITEFFKTLPATDGMSISYDESKFLVAAGPDYDANMDIYLSQKISGIWSYCRRLPFNTPADERSVFIAGDGKTIYFASEGYGGFGGLDIFKTTLNPDGTTGPVVNLGEPFNSSRDDYGLILTANGEEAYFIRDGDIFYANLKDADPEARPAPVEATLALVGSIRDSLTWKGLAAEMILFDARTKRVIKKIATNASGRYSVELANRDQIIDQVIIVEGYRKVRKRISIEKVYADDQVTSNILIGPVRPDAPAEPIAEAEPIPTEEPTSSPTEITETTDDPIEEPIVQAEPTPTAIPKPQPLDYSFDAVAENNLILLLDVSASMRKPDRLPLLQKSLSKLLGHMRQEDQISVIAFSGNAKVVVDGRSAHYSEEIMKKIKELKASGQTKSKNALKRAYKLAEDHFIQGGNNRIIIATDGSFDVEALYTIASKYSNKQIQLSVFTFGKVAPKRQEELSRLAQSGGGNCIFIEPENIDYALLEEVKAVKR, translated from the coding sequence ATGAAACTCCGATATCCATTCATTCTCACCATACTCGCTATCTGTGGTCCAATATGGCTATTCGGCCAACAGGAAGCGCCCATTCTCGACCATCAAGGCAAGATCACCCTTCAGCGCCTTGATATCCTCAACTCTTCCAGTCGAGAGACCAACCTCTCCATTTCTCCTGATGGTAGCACGCTGTTTTTCATGTCTTTGAGAGGACTTCAACCGTGGTCCCAATTGTCCATGATCTTTGATGGAGACTCTGTATATGATGGGGACATCTGGATGGCAGAGCGAATTGGCGATAAATGGCGACGCCCGATCTGCCTTCCTTCTGGCATCAATACTCCTGCCGGAGAGGATGAACCCAATATCTCCCCCAACGGCAATACGATCTACTACCAAAGCTGGTATTACGGCTGGGACCTCAATGGTGGCCCCTACTATCAGGCCCAGCGATCAGGTCGTGAATGGGGCGTAAGAAGAGGAATGGGAGGAGGAATCACCGAATTTTTCAAGACGCTTCCCGCGACCGATGGCATGTCCATCTCCTATGACGAATCCAAATTCCTCGTAGCGGCAGGTCCAGACTACGATGCCAATATGGACATCTACCTCAGCCAAAAAATATCAGGAATCTGGTCATACTGTAGACGTCTTCCATTCAATACCCCTGCCGATGAGCGATCGGTGTTCATTGCGGGTGACGGGAAAACCATTTACTTCGCCTCGGAAGGATATGGTGGATTTGGCGGCTTGGACATTTTCAAGACCACGCTCAATCCAGATGGAACGACAGGTCCCGTGGTCAATCTAGGGGAGCCCTTCAATTCATCGAGGGATGACTATGGGTTGATCCTCACTGCGAATGGAGAAGAGGCGTATTTCATCCGAGATGGAGACATCTTCTACGCCAATCTCAAGGACGCAGATCCAGAAGCTCGGCCTGCGCCTGTCGAAGCAACCTTGGCATTGGTCGGGAGTATTCGGGATAGCTTGACCTGGAAGGGACTCGCAGCAGAAATGATCCTATTCGATGCCCGTACCAAGCGCGTCATCAAAAAAATAGCCACCAATGCCTCGGGTAGATACTCCGTCGAACTGGCCAATCGCGACCAAATCATCGATCAGGTAATCATCGTCGAAGGCTACCGAAAGGTCCGCAAGCGCATTTCCATCGAAAAAGTGTACGCAGACGATCAAGTCACCTCCAATATCCTCATCGGGCCTGTCAGACCTGATGCCCCGGCAGAACCCATTGCGGAAGCAGAACCCATACCCACCGAGGAACCAACCAGTTCCCCTACCGAAATCACAGAAACCACCGACGATCCTATCGAGGAGCCCATTGTCCAAGCCGAGCCTACTCCCACCGCGATCCCTAAGCCACAGCCTTTGGACTATTCTTTCGATGCGGTTGCGGAAAACAATCTCATCCTATTGCTGGATGTCTCCGCGTCCATGAGAAAACCAGATCGTCTCCCACTTCTCCAGAAGTCGCTGTCCAAGCTGTTGGGGCACATGCGTCAGGAAGATCAAATCTCCGTGATCGCGTTTTCCGGAAATGCCAAGGTGGTAGTAGATGGCCGATCCGCCCATTACTCGGAGGAGATTATGAAGAAGATCAAGGAGCTCAAAGCATCCGGCCAGACCAAAAGTAAAAACGCGCTCAAGCGGGCCTACAAATTGGCGGAGGATCACTTCATCCAAGGCGGCAACAACCGGATCATCATTGCTACGGATGGATCTTTTGATGTCGAGGCGTTGTATACCATAGCCAGCAAATACTCCAACAAGCAGATCCAGCTGAGCGTCTTCACCTTCGGGAAAGTAGCCCCCAAGCGACAGGAGGAACTCAGTCGACTGGCTCAAAGCGGTGGCGGAAACTGCATCTTCATCGAGCCTGAAAATATCGATTATGCGCTATTGGAGGAGGTAAAGGCCGTCAAGCGATAG
- the kdsB gene encoding 3-deoxy-manno-octulosonate cytidylyltransferase — MKKLLGVIPARYASTRFPGKPLVEIQGVSMIQRVYTQCQQAEELDEVVVATDDERIFEHVQSFGGQVEMTREAHPSGTDRVAEVAARRADFDWVINIQGDEPFLDPEQVNLLARMVKTHGGIGTLVRPLTEVERLNDPNTVKVVRSVSGAALYFSRAAIPFVRGRNLEDWLTQQDYFEHIGLYGFERKVLLELTHLDKTQLEQSESLEQLRWLAHGYPIQTAISNHRSISIDTPDDLKRVSSGF, encoded by the coding sequence ATGAAAAAACTCCTTGGTGTCATTCCTGCCCGATATGCCTCTACCCGCTTTCCCGGAAAGCCGTTGGTGGAGATTCAGGGTGTATCGATGATCCAGCGAGTATATACTCAGTGCCAGCAAGCGGAAGAATTGGACGAAGTCGTGGTGGCTACGGATGATGAGCGGATTTTTGAGCATGTCCAGTCGTTTGGCGGGCAGGTCGAGATGACGCGTGAAGCTCATCCATCCGGTACAGACCGAGTGGCCGAAGTCGCAGCGCGCAGGGCTGATTTTGATTGGGTGATCAACATCCAAGGGGATGAGCCTTTTCTAGATCCAGAGCAGGTGAATCTCCTGGCTCGCATGGTCAAGACGCATGGCGGCATTGGTACCTTGGTACGACCCTTGACGGAGGTCGAGCGACTGAATGACCCCAACACGGTCAAAGTCGTGAGAAGCGTCTCAGGAGCGGCGCTCTATTTCAGTAGAGCTGCGATTCCGTTTGTACGTGGACGAAATTTGGAAGACTGGTTGACTCAGCAGGACTACTTCGAGCACATTGGGTTGTATGGATTTGAGCGGAAGGTTTTGCTTGAATTGACCCACTTGGACAAAACTCAACTGGAGCAATCCGAGTCGTTGGAACAGCTCCGATGGTTGGCGCATGGATATCCGATCCAGACTGCTATTTCGAATCATCGGTCCATATCTATCGACACCCCGGATGACCTCAAACGCGTTTCTTCGGGATTTTGA
- a CDS encoding NADH-quinone oxidoreductase subunit J, whose amino-acid sequence MSEITVQTLLFWTFGIMAIAGGIGLLFNRSPIYAALSLVVNFFSLAGLYLSLQAEFLAAIQVLVYAGAIMVLVLFVIMLLNLEEEQGVLEFNSRRILAFLLGFAFIAEMMYVMREFSDRTRYALAEDFAYGQVEPIGEKLMTDYLFPFEMISVILLAALIGAIVVARKHTYQ is encoded by the coding sequence ATGAGCGAAATTACCGTACAGACGCTGCTTTTCTGGACTTTTGGCATCATGGCCATTGCAGGCGGAATCGGCTTGCTGTTCAACCGGAGTCCCATTTACGCCGCCCTCTCGCTGGTGGTGAATTTCTTCTCCCTTGCGGGCTTGTATCTGTCTTTGCAGGCTGAGTTTTTGGCTGCGATTCAGGTATTGGTATATGCAGGAGCGATCATGGTATTGGTCTTGTTTGTGATCATGCTGTTGAATCTGGAGGAAGAGCAGGGGGTTCTGGAATTCAACTCCCGAAGGATATTGGCGTTTCTCTTGGGATTTGCCTTCATCGCGGAGATGATGTACGTCATGCGAGAATTCAGCGATCGCACACGATATGCGTTGGCTGAGGACTTTGCCTATGGACAAGTCGAGCCTATCGGCGAAAAGTTGATGACGGATTACCTCTTCCCTTTTGAGATGATTTCCGTGATTCTCCTCGCTGCATTGATCGGTGCCATTGTCGTGGCGCGCAAACACACCTACCAATAA
- the nuoK gene encoding NADH-quinone oxidoreductase subunit NuoK, with the protein MEFLTPNTYSYLTVALIMFTLGAIGVMTRRNGIVVFMCIELMLNAVNLSLVTFSRMHNDANGSMLVFFVMCVAAAEAVVGLAVIIALFRNKLDIDINNVNIFKW; encoded by the coding sequence ATGGAATTTTTGACTCCCAATACATATTCCTACCTCACCGTCGCCCTGATCATGTTTACTCTGGGTGCCATCGGGGTGATGACTCGTAGAAACGGCATCGTGGTATTCATGTGTATCGAATTGATGCTCAATGCCGTCAACCTCTCACTGGTGACTTTTTCCCGCATGCACAATGATGCAAATGGCTCCATGCTGGTATTCTTTGTCATGTGTGTCGCCGCCGCCGAAGCCGTTGTAGGACTCGCGGTCATCATTGCACTCTTCCGGAACAAACTCGATATCGACATCAACAACGTGAACATATTCAAGTGGTAA
- the nuoL gene encoding NADH-quinone oxidoreductase subunit L encodes MEALYPLIILLPLLGSAIIGLVGFSSEGFRKQEGLIGSIGTFAVAIPFFLLLFARFAFDGEPIDIQLFTWMEAGNLSISFNYRLDELSFLMGMIVTGVGSLIHMYSIGYMHGDSGYYKFFAYLNLFIFAMLNLILSDNMAVMFLGWEGVGVCSYLLIGFWFQDMAKAKAAQKAFIANRIGDFAFLVAMFMIFTELTATGETTALTFTEILDHAWGDKAYWICLLLFIAATGKSAQIPLFVWLPDAMAGPTPVSALIHAATMVTSGIYMIARLSGLYLAAPEVLTIIVVVAALTSVMAAFIAVAQNDIKGVLAYSTVSQLGFMFMALGAGAFTTAIFHVMTHAFFKACLFLGSGSVIHAMEHMHTVKDPQDIRTMGGLRKYMPSTSKTFWISTLAISGIPLLSGFFSKDEILSSVFFQGYSNSLYFVVYAVAFITAALTAFYMTRVTFLTFNGKERFPQEKHPHESPAIMTIPLWILAILAVVGGYVGIPALLGHPLHILHVLNDLWLAHDGGETGLVANSTAMIENMHHHHSMEYILLPLSAALAIFMVWFTFNFYKKNDLAGDEKVAKFFGPLYPAMQGKFYIDELYNRIFIHPFVWIGDHVIVWFDKNVVDGIVNGTGTFITNVGDVFKRLQTGLVSNYVVLISLGVVAILAYLIFG; translated from the coding sequence ATGGAAGCTTTATACCCCTTAATCATACTGCTGCCGCTTTTGGGCTCTGCGATTATCGGCTTGGTGGGTTTTTCCTCCGAGGGTTTTCGCAAGCAAGAAGGCTTGATTGGCTCGATTGGCACATTTGCGGTAGCGATCCCGTTTTTCCTCCTCCTTTTTGCACGGTTTGCATTCGATGGTGAGCCCATCGATATTCAGCTTTTCACATGGATGGAAGCTGGAAACCTGAGCATTTCCTTCAATTATCGCCTCGATGAACTCTCATTCCTCATGGGGATGATCGTCACAGGGGTAGGTTCCTTGATCCACATGTACTCCATCGGATACATGCATGGTGATAGTGGTTACTACAAATTCTTCGCTTACCTCAACCTGTTCATCTTCGCCATGCTCAACCTCATCTTGAGCGACAACATGGCTGTGATGTTCCTCGGATGGGAAGGGGTTGGGGTTTGTTCTTACCTGCTGATCGGCTTTTGGTTCCAAGACATGGCCAAAGCCAAGGCAGCACAGAAGGCCTTTATCGCCAACCGGATTGGTGATTTTGCATTCCTCGTGGCCATGTTCATGATCTTCACTGAGCTTACGGCCACCGGAGAAACAACTGCACTGACCTTTACAGAGATCCTCGACCACGCTTGGGGAGACAAAGCATATTGGATCTGCTTGTTGCTGTTTATCGCCGCTACAGGTAAATCCGCTCAGATTCCATTGTTTGTATGGTTGCCCGATGCGATGGCCGGTCCTACTCCTGTCTCTGCATTGATCCACGCCGCGACCATGGTGACCTCGGGTATCTACATGATCGCCCGTCTGTCTGGCCTCTACTTGGCCGCTCCTGAAGTCTTGACGATCATTGTGGTGGTAGCAGCATTGACCTCGGTCATGGCAGCATTCATCGCCGTGGCGCAAAACGATATCAAGGGCGTTTTGGCATATTCTACCGTTTCGCAGCTGGGCTTCATGTTCATGGCTTTGGGTGCTGGCGCATTCACTACTGCGATCTTCCACGTAATGACACACGCCTTCTTCAAGGCTTGTCTCTTCTTGGGATCGGGGTCTGTCATTCACGCGATGGAGCACATGCATACGGTGAAGGACCCGCAGGATATCAGGACTATGGGAGGCTTGCGCAAATACATGCCTTCGACCAGCAAGACATTTTGGATCTCCACCTTGGCGATTTCCGGCATTCCCTTGCTGTCCGGTTTCTTCTCCAAAGACGAAATCTTGTCTTCTGTATTCTTCCAAGGATACTCCAATAGCCTCTACTTTGTGGTCTATGCGGTGGCGTTTATCACAGCAGCATTGACGGCATTCTACATGACGCGTGTGACCTTCTTGACCTTCAACGGTAAAGAGCGCTTCCCACAGGAAAAGCACCCACATGAGAGCCCAGCGATCATGACGATTCCTTTGTGGATCTTGGCCATTTTGGCGGTTGTCGGTGGGTATGTTGGAATCCCCGCTCTGTTGGGGCATCCATTGCACATCCTTCACGTGCTCAACGATCTGTGGTTGGCACACGATGGTGGAGAAACAGGCTTGGTAGCCAATTCCACAGCTATGATCGAAAACATGCACCATCATCACAGCATGGAGTACATTCTCCTTCCGCTGTCTGCTGCATTGGCGATCTTCATGGTATGGTTCACCTTTAACTTCTACAAGAAAAACGACCTCGCCGGCGACGAGAAAGTGGCCAAATTCTTCGGACCGCTTTATCCAGCTATGCAAGGCAAATTCTATATCGACGAGTTGTACAATCGTATCTTCATTCACCCATTCGTATGGATCGGCGATCATGTGATCGTATGGTTTGACAAGAATGTCGTGGATGGAATCGTGAATGGCACAGGAACCTTCATCACCAATGTCGGGGATGTATTCAAGCGCCTTCAGACAGGATTGGTTTCCAACTACGTCGTCCTGATCTCCCTCGGGGTTGTGGCTATCTTGGCCTACCTCATCTTCGGATAA
- a CDS encoding pyridoxal-phosphate dependent enzyme produces the protein MPTDLISLPDWYHDFLTLCDQDWITRTRIHPLKTFDTQAPGGVWVKREDESGFGISGTKKRKYASIIQALRTEGVREVSLVGGSRSNHIVGMLQILKELDIRPKLFLKEEHSAKLTGNRFLLDLLADPDSITWVPSERWHAVNVQAISWAMESFETRTSIPEGGSYHQAVPGLASLLGEIVDQETELGRPFDHIWMDAGTGFSAAVTAVMMHLVDHPAKLHVVMAAGTAEEFQKQMNETHEIQSITYDLDLAHPPLPDLIDPATAKSFGAVNATIRQYVRDFAQREGILLDPIYTAKLFYTFEQLHPLFPPEERHLVIHSGGGTGLMGFAGMI, from the coding sequence ATGCCCACAGATCTGATCTCTCTGCCCGATTGGTACCATGATTTTCTGACACTTTGTGATCAGGACTGGATTACGAGAACACGCATCCATCCCCTCAAAACATTCGACACTCAAGCTCCTGGAGGTGTCTGGGTGAAGCGTGAAGATGAGTCTGGATTTGGCATTTCAGGGACCAAAAAGCGCAAATATGCCTCCATCATTCAGGCGCTCAGAACCGAAGGGGTAAGGGAAGTTTCGCTCGTGGGGGGAAGTCGATCCAACCACATCGTGGGGATGCTCCAGATTCTTAAGGAGCTCGATATTCGGCCCAAACTTTTTCTCAAAGAGGAACATTCAGCAAAGCTGACAGGGAATCGGTTTCTACTGGACTTGCTCGCTGATCCGGATTCCATCACCTGGGTGCCCTCCGAGAGGTGGCACGCCGTAAATGTTCAGGCGATTTCGTGGGCTATGGAGTCTTTCGAGACAAGAACGAGCATTCCAGAAGGCGGATCCTATCATCAGGCAGTTCCGGGATTGGCGAGTCTGTTGGGGGAAATCGTAGACCAGGAGACCGAATTGGGACGGCCATTCGATCATATCTGGATGGATGCAGGGACCGGATTTTCAGCTGCGGTGACGGCCGTAATGATGCACTTGGTCGATCATCCAGCCAAACTTCACGTCGTCATGGCAGCCGGTACAGCTGAAGAGTTCCAAAAACAAATGAATGAAACGCACGAGATTCAAAGCATCACCTACGATCTCGATTTGGCGCATCCTCCCCTACCCGACCTGATCGATCCTGCTACCGCCAAGTCATTCGGTGCAGTGAATGCCACCATCCGACAATATGTTCGCGATTTCGCTCAGCGGGAAGGCATTCTCCTAGATCCAATCTATACAGCCAAGCTGTTCTACACATTCGAGCAACTTCATCCGCTCTTCCCGCCGGAGGAGCGACATTTGGTGATTCATTCAGGGGGCGGGACAGGATTGATGGGATTTGCGGGGATGATATGA
- the glmM gene encoding phosphoglucosamine mutase encodes MTLISSISGTRGTIGGSVGDNLTPIDIVQFAAAFGTWLTLKSNNRTIVIGRDARPSGEMVQNLVSSTLVGLGFKVLDLGISTTPTVEVAVPEVQAAGGIILTASHNPVEWNALKLLNARGEFVTKKDGLEILEILNNAYYTFSDVRELGSIEPVSDWGAKHIDKILALPLVDKYAVEKAKLKIVVDGVNSSGGIYVPQILEAMGIAEIVKINCEPSGWFSHNPEPLEKNLTEICDYIKANGADLGICVDPDVDRLVFIDNEGKMFGEEYTLVAVADYVLQHTKSAVVSNLSSSRALRDLAERHGCPYYASAVGEVNVVEIMKRRDALIGGEGNGGIIYPELHYGRDALVGIALFLSHLVKSGKTAAELRATYPNYFMAKEKIQLTPGMDIDGLLAAFKEKYKDEKVNDIDGVKVDFEESWVHLRKSNTEPIIRIYTEAKSQEAAQKLAQEVMEELASFA; translated from the coding sequence ATGACGTTAATTTCCTCAATTTCAGGTACCCGAGGCACAATTGGCGGGTCTGTTGGCGACAATCTCACCCCCATCGACATCGTCCAATTCGCTGCTGCTTTTGGCACCTGGCTCACCTTGAAATCCAACAATCGAACCATTGTGATCGGCCGTGACGCTAGACCTTCTGGCGAAATGGTCCAGAATCTCGTGTCCTCTACCTTGGTAGGACTCGGATTCAAAGTGCTCGATCTCGGGATCTCCACAACTCCCACCGTGGAAGTTGCGGTTCCTGAAGTGCAAGCCGCCGGAGGGATTATTCTGACTGCCTCCCACAATCCGGTGGAGTGGAACGCCCTAAAATTGCTCAACGCGCGTGGAGAATTTGTCACTAAAAAGGATGGCCTCGAAATCCTCGAGATTCTCAACAACGCCTACTATACTTTCTCTGACGTCCGTGAATTGGGCTCCATTGAGCCTGTCTCTGACTGGGGAGCCAAGCACATTGACAAGATCCTCGCATTGCCCCTCGTGGACAAATACGCTGTGGAAAAAGCCAAGCTGAAAATCGTCGTAGACGGTGTGAATAGCTCCGGCGGTATCTACGTTCCTCAGATCCTTGAGGCTATGGGTATTGCTGAGATCGTCAAAATCAACTGTGAGCCGTCTGGTTGGTTCAGCCACAATCCTGAGCCATTGGAAAAGAACCTCACGGAAATTTGCGACTACATCAAAGCCAATGGCGCGGATCTTGGGATCTGTGTCGATCCTGATGTCGATCGTCTGGTATTCATCGACAATGAAGGCAAGATGTTCGGCGAGGAGTACACCTTGGTTGCAGTGGCTGATTATGTCCTCCAACACACCAAGAGTGCTGTCGTATCCAACCTGTCTTCTAGCCGTGCATTGCGCGATTTGGCAGAACGTCATGGATGCCCATACTACGCTTCTGCGGTCGGCGAAGTCAACGTCGTGGAGATCATGAAGCGCCGTGATGCGCTGATCGGCGGAGAAGGAAATGGCGGAATCATCTACCCTGAGTTGCACTACGGTCGCGACGCGCTGGTAGGAATCGCTTTGTTCCTCTCTCATCTCGTGAAAAGCGGAAAAACGGCCGCTGAGTTGAGAGCTACCTATCCAAACTACTTCATGGCCAAAGAAAAAATCCAATTGACTCCAGGTATGGATATCGACGGATTGTTGGCGGCATTCAAAGAGAAGTACAAGGACGAAAAGGTGAATGATATCGATGGTGTGAAGGTGGACTTCGAGGAAAGCTGGGTACATCTCCGCAAATCCAACACCGAGCCGATCATCCGTATCTACACGGAAGCGAAGAGCCAGGAAGCTGCTCAGAAGCTAGCCCAAGAAGTTATGGAAGAATTGGCGTCTTTTGCCTAA
- a CDS encoding Rpn family recombination-promoting nuclease/putative transposase — MNPDEQYLNLKSDFGFKYIFSRPENKQLLIHFLNAILHGKTEVLDLTYQSQEIPGPDSNSRKAIVDLRCISDRGEHIIIEIQRIRQRNFLDRSIFYVASLIQHLAETGRGWNYGAPTIYLIGMLDYQLDDYDSGDQPEYHHFMIINLRRNALNYRKINLVFVELPKLNKGLAELQTTYDHWGYLFGNLHRMRSIPSKWKGTIYEQVMKQSQLSKLSEQDYNAYIDSLKEQWDWDYLMNDNVERAKEEGFEAGIEKGIERGIEKGIEKGIEKGIERGIERGIERGIEKGKALGIKEGQAQGIKKGLHRGAHLQLKKTIDAGIASGLEDELIANLAGCTTILVSRYRRYRARLTQ; from the coding sequence ATGAATCCCGATGAACAGTACTTGAACTTGAAGAGCGACTTCGGCTTCAAGTACATCTTTAGCCGGCCTGAAAACAAGCAGTTGTTGATTCACTTTCTCAATGCGATCCTTCATGGCAAAACCGAAGTATTGGACCTAACCTATCAGTCTCAGGAGATTCCGGGCCCTGATTCCAACTCTCGGAAAGCGATTGTGGACCTCCGCTGCATCAGTGACCGGGGAGAGCATATTATCATTGAGATCCAGCGGATTCGGCAGCGAAACTTTTTGGACCGGAGTATCTTCTATGTCGCGAGCCTGATCCAGCATTTGGCCGAAACCGGTCGAGGCTGGAATTATGGAGCCCCGACGATCTATCTGATTGGCATGCTGGATTACCAACTGGATGATTATGATAGTGGCGATCAGCCTGAATACCATCATTTTATGATTATTAATTTAAGGCGGAATGCGTTAAATTACCGTAAGATCAATCTGGTCTTTGTAGAGCTTCCCAAACTCAATAAAGGTCTGGCGGAGTTGCAAACAACCTATGACCATTGGGGGTATTTATTTGGAAACCTCCATCGGATGCGGTCGATCCCATCAAAATGGAAAGGAACCATTTATGAACAAGTGATGAAGCAATCCCAACTTTCCAAGCTCAGCGAACAGGATTATAATGCCTACATCGACAGTCTCAAAGAACAATGGGACTGGGATTACCTGATGAATGACAATGTGGAGCGGGCCAAGGAAGAGGGCTTTGAAGCAGGAATTGAGAAGGGTATCGAAAGAGGAATCGAGAAGGGTATTGAGAAAGGAATTGAGAAAGGAATCGAAAGAGGAATCGAAAGAGGAATCGAAAGAGGAATCGAGAAGGGAAAGGCACTAGGGATCAAAGAGGGACAAGCTCAGGGGATTAAAAAAGGTCTCCATCGAGGCGCGCACCTTCAGCTCAAAAAAACCATTGATGCTGGAATTGCATCGGGATTGGAAGATGAGTTGATCGCCAATCTCGCGGGATGCACAACCATACTGGTCTCAAGATATCGAAGATACCGGGCAAGGTTGACTCAATAA
- a CDS encoding cysteine desulfurase family protein, with protein MNNVYFDNAASTPMDPEVFEHMKPYFCEHVGNPSSTHAHGRNLRNAIEQARRTIAKHLNATPQEFFFTSGGTEADNTAILGAVKGYDLKHIITTPIEHHAVLHPVESLEKAGMKVTWLSVDSKGNIDLAELREALANNSRSLVSIMHANNELGTINDIHSIGELCKEFDAIFHSDTVQTMAHEKLDLQAINVHFVTASAHKFYGPKGVGFLYVRKGIKIPALIEGGSQENNRRAGTENPASIAGMAFSLDKCFANLEAKNEKLWALKNYMKAELETHFPGVTFNGEVAPGKSLPTVLNVSLPCGENDCMLLFNLDLMGISASGGSACTSGATVGSFVLKAIGASTGALKNSVRFSFGMQNTQEEVDFVIGKLKEIVSPQLA; from the coding sequence ATGAACAATGTATATTTTGACAACGCCGCTTCGACTCCCATGGACCCGGAAGTATTCGAGCACATGAAGCCGTACTTCTGTGAGCATGTGGGCAATCCCTCGTCCACCCATGCACATGGACGCAATCTCCGCAATGCCATCGAGCAGGCTCGGCGTACCATCGCCAAACACCTCAATGCCACGCCTCAGGAATTCTTCTTCACCTCTGGAGGTACCGAAGCCGACAACACGGCCATTCTAGGCGCGGTCAAAGGGTACGATCTGAAGCATATCATCACCACTCCCATCGAACACCATGCGGTACTACATCCCGTAGAGTCATTGGAAAAGGCCGGAATGAAGGTCACATGGCTGAGTGTAGATAGCAAGGGCAATATCGACTTGGCAGAATTACGTGAGGCGCTGGCCAATAATTCCCGAAGCTTGGTGAGTATCATGCACGCCAACAATGAGTTGGGAACCATTAACGACATCCATTCGATTGGAGAGCTTTGCAAGGAGTTCGATGCGATTTTCCACTCGGATACAGTTCAGACGATGGCCCACGAAAAACTGGATTTGCAGGCTATCAACGTACATTTTGTGACCGCTTCGGCGCACAAGTTCTATGGTCCAAAAGGGGTGGGATTCCTCTACGTTCGCAAGGGAATCAAGATTCCAGCCTTGATTGAAGGAGGATCTCAGGAAAATAATCGTCGCGCGGGAACCGAAAATCCTGCCTCGATTGCCGGTATGGCGTTTTCCTTGGACAAATGCTTCGCCAATCTGGAGGCTAAGAATGAGAAGCTTTGGGCGCTGAAAAATTACATGAAAGCAGAACTGGAAACACATTTCCCAGGCGTGACATTTAATGGTGAGGTCGCTCCCGGCAAATCCCTTCCCACTGTCTTGAACGTCTCGCTGCCATGTGGAGAAAATGACTGCATGTTGCTCTTCAATTTGGACTTGATGGGAATTTCTGCCTCCGGTGGTTCTGCCTGTACTTCCGGTGCTACAGTAGGTTCATTCGTTCTGAAGGCGATTGGAGCTTCTACTGGAGCCCTGAAAAATTCTGTTCGATTCTCATTTGGCATGCAGAATACTCAGGAGGAAGTGGACTTTGTGATTGGTAAGCTCAAGGAGATTGTGTCACCACAATTGGCATAA